From the Salvelinus fontinalis isolate EN_2023a chromosome 35, ASM2944872v1, whole genome shotgun sequence genome, one window contains:
- the LOC129834154 gene encoding immunoglobulin superfamily containing leucine-rich repeat protein 2-like isoform X1 gives MEDNRSHGRGRAHHFNVFATSTFQRRQCAVTLCEIQSQRTDLSASDHERTHICFSNHEEKMSRSYAFFLSLWTSVIGVGHGCPELCDCSDKYGRHFAECSYKDLVDIPEKLPPNVTTLSLSANKISLVESGSFDNVTQVTSLWMAHNEIVTIEVGALAPLVQLRNFDVSHNKMVDFPWEDLHNLTALQLLKMNHNEMVSLPKDSFSNLKDLRSLRLNNNRFTTIAEGTFDSLISLSHLQLYNNPFTCHCKMDWLRDWILKTTVSVPEQNSIVCDSPEQLRGAVIVKLSESKCMAPNVSITSEPNVQNTTLYEGTVLILNCEIKGNPKPDVVWKIHTNRQSVEYPLSTKDKELAESSESNEDSKTADNPFEMFHNGTLVIPRLSKKDNGNYSCSATNEFGKDDDSLSIVVVVPKPPPPQPVGKVIDPPVIINGEKIPSVLQPVIKTSSNNPFKPFNIPHLEGKYNIFPTLPPIEVDTERTEQVPKYPPRATSKCTLTSETQYVSNQAFNISLEDVRQYTFDFGVIALDVSETEAKVRLNPLLLPKDNTGIRLSVSEGFHSVNKEPPNQSEVTRRAQVDSGLYLCVTSDHRHSAIQWSRMEDGVNTYLFQDLRPGANYSLCLTYRGEDCEVQVLFATRKRVPNLLIIIVVSICLLTVSTVPLLGATCFHLVYKYRNKTYKLIMKAKDHQHHMERNLVVNFNLRNSYAESQTQITASEMGEGEDGESESGGEREKDVEGSVVTESFTLSQYRGNLDECEMGSEFSDRLPLGAEAVNISGQYKEPHH, from the exons ATGGAAGATAACAGAAGCCATGGAAGAGGGAGGGCGCATCACTTTAATGTTTTTGCAACGTCTACTTTCCAGAGGCGGCAGTGTGCTGTGACTCTCTGCGAAATCCAATCGCAACGCACAGACTTATCAGCATCCGACCACGAAAGGACCCACATATGTTTCAGCAACCAT GAAGAGAAAATGTCTCGTTCCTACGCGTTCTTCCTCTCCTTATGGACCTCTGTTATTGGAGTCGGACACGGCTGCCCTGAACTATGCGACTGCTCCGACAAATACGGACGCCACTTCGCTGAATGCTCCTACAAAGACTTGGTTGACATCCCTGAAAAGTTGCCCCCCAACGTGACCACTCTGAGTCTCTCTGCCAACAAAATATCTTTGGTGGAGTCAGGCAGCTTCGACAACGTGACCCAAGTCACGTCCTTATGGATGGCCCATAACGAGATAGTCACCATCGAAGTGGGCGCCCTGGCTCCCCTGGTCCAGCTGAGGAACTTTGATGTCAGTCACAACAAGATGGTGGACTTCCCTTGGGAGGATCTCCATAACCTCACAGCCCTGCAGCTGCTGAAGATGAACCACAATGAGATGGTCAGTCTACCTAAAGACTCCTTCTCTAACCTCAAGGACCTGAGGTCTCTGCGCCTCAACAACAACAGGTTCACCACTATAGCGGAGGGGACTTTCGACAGCCTGATCTCCCTGTCTCATCTACAGCTCTATAACAACCCATTCACATGCCACTGTAAGATGGACTGGCTGAGGGACTGGATTCTGAAGACCACCGTATCGGTCCCGGAACAGAACTCGATTGTCTGTGACAGTCCAGAGCAGTTGAGAGGAGCGGTGATCGTGAAACTGTCTGAGTCAAAGTGCATGGCCCCTAATGTTAGCATAACGTCCGAGCCTAACGTTCAGAATACCACACTCTATGAAGGCACAGTGTTGATCCTGAACTGTGAGATCAAAGGGAACCCAAAGCCAGACGTTGTCTGGAAAATCCACACAAACCGTCAAAGTGTAGAGTACCCTCTGTCCACCAAAGATAAAGAATTAGCAGAATCCAGTGAATCTAACGAGGATTCTAAAACGGCAGACAATCCATTCGAAATGTTCCATAACGGCACTCTAGTCATACCCCGCCTTAGTAAAAAGGACAATGGCAACTACAGCTGTTCCGCCACCAATGAGTTTGGTAAAGATGACGATTCACTAtcaatagtagtggtagtaccaAAACCACCACCACCTCAACCTGTTGGAAAAGTCATTGACCCACCAGTTATTATTAATGGGGAGAAAATCCCCTCAGTACTTCAACCTGTGATCAAAACCTCCAGTAATAACCCTTTTAAACCATTCAATATTCCCCATTTGGAGGGAAAGTACAATATCTTCCCAACCCTTCCTCCCATTGAAGTTGACACTGAGCGTACGGAGCAAGTGCCCAAATATCCGCCCCGTGCAACTAGCAAATGTACCTTGACCAGCGAGACACAGTACGTCTCTAACCAGGCCTTCAATATAAGCCTGGAAGATGTCAGGCAGTATACCTTTGACTTTGGAGTCATAGCCTTAGACGTGTCAGAGACTGAGGCTAAAGTTAGACTcaatcctctcctccttcctaaaGACAACACAGGCATCCGTCTCAGCGTCTCAGAAGGGTTCCATTCCGTCAACAAAGAGCCTCCCAACCAATCAGAGGTAACCAGGAGAGCCCAGGTGGACTCAGGGCTGTATCTGTGTGTCACCTCAGACCACAGACACTCAGCCATCCAGTGGTCCAGGATGGAAGATGGCGTCAACACCTATCTGTTCCAGGACCTACGCCCCGGCGCCAACTACTCCCTCTGTCTCACCTACAGAGGAGAGGACTGTGAGGTGCAGGTCCTCTTCGCCACCAGGAAGAGAGTTCCTAACCTGTTGATCATTATAGTCGTCAGTATCTGTCTCCTCACCGTCTCCACTGTGCCCCTGCTGGGGGCCACTTGCTTCCACCTGGTCTACAAATACAGGAACAAGACCTACAAGCTCATCATGAAGGCTAAAGACCACCAGCATCACATGGAGAGAAACCTAGTGGTCAACTTCAACCTGAGGAACTCGTACGCCGAGTCACAGACGCAGATCACAGCCAgcgagatgggggagggagaggacggggagtcggagagtgggggagagagagagaaggacgtgGAGGGGAGTGTGGTGACCGAGTCGTTCACTCTGTCTCAGTACAGAGGGAATCTGGATGAGTGTGAGATGGGGTCAGAGTTCAGCGATAGGTTACCACTAGGGGCGGAGGCTGTTAATATCTCTGGGCAGTACAAAGAGCCACACCACtga
- the LOC129834154 gene encoding immunoglobulin superfamily containing leucine-rich repeat protein 2-like isoform X2 encodes MSRSYAFFLSLWTSVIGVGHGCPELCDCSDKYGRHFAECSYKDLVDIPEKLPPNVTTLSLSANKISLVESGSFDNVTQVTSLWMAHNEIVTIEVGALAPLVQLRNFDVSHNKMVDFPWEDLHNLTALQLLKMNHNEMVSLPKDSFSNLKDLRSLRLNNNRFTTIAEGTFDSLISLSHLQLYNNPFTCHCKMDWLRDWILKTTVSVPEQNSIVCDSPEQLRGAVIVKLSESKCMAPNVSITSEPNVQNTTLYEGTVLILNCEIKGNPKPDVVWKIHTNRQSVEYPLSTKDKELAESSESNEDSKTADNPFEMFHNGTLVIPRLSKKDNGNYSCSATNEFGKDDDSLSIVVVVPKPPPPQPVGKVIDPPVIINGEKIPSVLQPVIKTSSNNPFKPFNIPHLEGKYNIFPTLPPIEVDTERTEQVPKYPPRATSKCTLTSETQYVSNQAFNISLEDVRQYTFDFGVIALDVSETEAKVRLNPLLLPKDNTGIRLSVSEGFHSVNKEPPNQSEVTRRAQVDSGLYLCVTSDHRHSAIQWSRMEDGVNTYLFQDLRPGANYSLCLTYRGEDCEVQVLFATRKRVPNLLIIIVVSICLLTVSTVPLLGATCFHLVYKYRNKTYKLIMKAKDHQHHMERNLVVNFNLRNSYAESQTQITASEMGEGEDGESESGGEREKDVEGSVVTESFTLSQYRGNLDECEMGSEFSDRLPLGAEAVNISGQYKEPHH; translated from the coding sequence ATGTCTCGTTCCTACGCGTTCTTCCTCTCCTTATGGACCTCTGTTATTGGAGTCGGACACGGCTGCCCTGAACTATGCGACTGCTCCGACAAATACGGACGCCACTTCGCTGAATGCTCCTACAAAGACTTGGTTGACATCCCTGAAAAGTTGCCCCCCAACGTGACCACTCTGAGTCTCTCTGCCAACAAAATATCTTTGGTGGAGTCAGGCAGCTTCGACAACGTGACCCAAGTCACGTCCTTATGGATGGCCCATAACGAGATAGTCACCATCGAAGTGGGCGCCCTGGCTCCCCTGGTCCAGCTGAGGAACTTTGATGTCAGTCACAACAAGATGGTGGACTTCCCTTGGGAGGATCTCCATAACCTCACAGCCCTGCAGCTGCTGAAGATGAACCACAATGAGATGGTCAGTCTACCTAAAGACTCCTTCTCTAACCTCAAGGACCTGAGGTCTCTGCGCCTCAACAACAACAGGTTCACCACTATAGCGGAGGGGACTTTCGACAGCCTGATCTCCCTGTCTCATCTACAGCTCTATAACAACCCATTCACATGCCACTGTAAGATGGACTGGCTGAGGGACTGGATTCTGAAGACCACCGTATCGGTCCCGGAACAGAACTCGATTGTCTGTGACAGTCCAGAGCAGTTGAGAGGAGCGGTGATCGTGAAACTGTCTGAGTCAAAGTGCATGGCCCCTAATGTTAGCATAACGTCCGAGCCTAACGTTCAGAATACCACACTCTATGAAGGCACAGTGTTGATCCTGAACTGTGAGATCAAAGGGAACCCAAAGCCAGACGTTGTCTGGAAAATCCACACAAACCGTCAAAGTGTAGAGTACCCTCTGTCCACCAAAGATAAAGAATTAGCAGAATCCAGTGAATCTAACGAGGATTCTAAAACGGCAGACAATCCATTCGAAATGTTCCATAACGGCACTCTAGTCATACCCCGCCTTAGTAAAAAGGACAATGGCAACTACAGCTGTTCCGCCACCAATGAGTTTGGTAAAGATGACGATTCACTAtcaatagtagtggtagtaccaAAACCACCACCACCTCAACCTGTTGGAAAAGTCATTGACCCACCAGTTATTATTAATGGGGAGAAAATCCCCTCAGTACTTCAACCTGTGATCAAAACCTCCAGTAATAACCCTTTTAAACCATTCAATATTCCCCATTTGGAGGGAAAGTACAATATCTTCCCAACCCTTCCTCCCATTGAAGTTGACACTGAGCGTACGGAGCAAGTGCCCAAATATCCGCCCCGTGCAACTAGCAAATGTACCTTGACCAGCGAGACACAGTACGTCTCTAACCAGGCCTTCAATATAAGCCTGGAAGATGTCAGGCAGTATACCTTTGACTTTGGAGTCATAGCCTTAGACGTGTCAGAGACTGAGGCTAAAGTTAGACTcaatcctctcctccttcctaaaGACAACACAGGCATCCGTCTCAGCGTCTCAGAAGGGTTCCATTCCGTCAACAAAGAGCCTCCCAACCAATCAGAGGTAACCAGGAGAGCCCAGGTGGACTCAGGGCTGTATCTGTGTGTCACCTCAGACCACAGACACTCAGCCATCCAGTGGTCCAGGATGGAAGATGGCGTCAACACCTATCTGTTCCAGGACCTACGCCCCGGCGCCAACTACTCCCTCTGTCTCACCTACAGAGGAGAGGACTGTGAGGTGCAGGTCCTCTTCGCCACCAGGAAGAGAGTTCCTAACCTGTTGATCATTATAGTCGTCAGTATCTGTCTCCTCACCGTCTCCACTGTGCCCCTGCTGGGGGCCACTTGCTTCCACCTGGTCTACAAATACAGGAACAAGACCTACAAGCTCATCATGAAGGCTAAAGACCACCAGCATCACATGGAGAGAAACCTAGTGGTCAACTTCAACCTGAGGAACTCGTACGCCGAGTCACAGACGCAGATCACAGCCAgcgagatgggggagggagaggacggggagtcggagagtgggggagagagagagaaggacgtgGAGGGGAGTGTGGTGACCGAGTCGTTCACTCTGTCTCAGTACAGAGGGAATCTGGATGAGTGTGAGATGGGGTCAGAGTTCAGCGATAGGTTACCACTAGGGGCGGAGGCTGTTAATATCTCTGGGCAGTACAAAGAGCCACACCACtga